Proteins encoded by one window of Pseudomonas tructae:
- a CDS encoding non-ribosomal peptide synthetase produces MTCVSIPERLEQIFARHAHDIALSCNGQTISYAQLQECSAVVAAHLLGLGLAPGTTLAFDVQRSIEQVVLIVGMVRAGLSYCYLDPGNPAQWNAAIVSRSGIDWTVSEVPSANLLLADLLAPAPLPSHWPALSGEEAVYVNFSSGTTGAPKIIPCTHQGVLGFCDRPQHFALTPGFGMLYASNLTFDASQFEIWTSLLNGGQLCIHPPGPLTFSALQRYVRAGQVDSLWLTSTLFNTFIDIDAQCLQGVKRLMVGGETLSPAHIRQAYDATWEMTIYNGYGPTENTMGTCVYAIPRTFDDHRDIPIGHAVADAILLVVRDDGSACAEDEPGELLIAGAGLSPGYLGDAAQTRDKFIELDWQGTRLRCYRSGDLVSCDSDGLYRFHGRRDDQIKLRGQRISLSEITAAFKQYPGMLDCAVVLDDPGGVEHLVLVYLRRSAISPADLADYGRTHLPPFMVPQRFVAIERFPLRVSGKLDTHALQQHVRGTSDRAGDSGSDFLASFGLHSRNLAASFFDNGGNSLAAIKLIGRVNQQLGWEWLSLAQFYQLATLGELLAVLDSQPGLGAWRQASVERYYVIALEQEAINV; encoded by the coding sequence ATGACGTGTGTATCAATACCTGAGCGCCTGGAGCAAATATTTGCCCGCCATGCGCACGACATTGCCCTGAGCTGCAATGGGCAGACAATCAGCTATGCCCAGTTGCAGGAGTGTTCGGCGGTTGTGGCAGCGCATTTGCTTGGCTTGGGCCTGGCACCGGGCACCACGCTGGCCTTTGATGTGCAGCGCTCGATCGAGCAGGTGGTGCTGATCGTCGGGATGGTGCGGGCGGGCTTGTCGTACTGCTATCTGGACCCAGGCAACCCGGCGCAGTGGAATGCGGCGATCGTCTCGCGCAGTGGCATCGACTGGACCGTCAGCGAAGTACCTTCGGCAAACCTGCTGCTCGCCGACCTGCTCGCGCCGGCGCCGCTGCCGTCGCACTGGCCGGCCTTGAGTGGCGAGGAAGCGGTGTATGTGAACTTCTCCAGCGGCACCACCGGTGCGCCGAAAATCATCCCCTGCACCCATCAGGGCGTGCTTGGCTTTTGTGATCGGCCGCAGCACTTCGCGCTGACCCCGGGCTTTGGCATGCTCTATGCCTCGAACCTGACCTTCGATGCGTCGCAGTTCGAGATCTGGACCAGCCTGCTCAATGGCGGGCAACTGTGCATTCATCCACCCGGGCCACTGACGTTCAGCGCCTTGCAGCGCTACGTCAGGGCAGGGCAGGTCGACAGCTTGTGGTTGACCTCGACGCTGTTCAACACTTTCATAGACATCGACGCGCAATGCCTGCAAGGGGTAAAGCGCTTGATGGTCGGCGGCGAGACATTGTCACCTGCGCACATTCGTCAGGCGTATGACGCAACCTGGGAAATGACGATCTACAACGGTTACGGGCCTACGGAAAACACCATGGGCACCTGTGTTTACGCCATTCCTCGAACCTTCGACGACCACCGCGACATTCCTATCGGCCATGCGGTGGCAGACGCCATCTTATTGGTGGTGCGTGACGATGGCAGTGCCTGTGCTGAGGATGAGCCTGGCGAACTGTTGATCGCTGGTGCTGGTTTGTCCCCGGGGTACCTGGGCGATGCGGCGCAGACACGGGACAAGTTCATCGAACTGGACTGGCAGGGCACTCGGCTGCGTTGCTATCGCAGCGGCGACCTGGTGTCTTGCGACAGCGATGGCCTTTATCGCTTTCACGGGCGTCGCGACGACCAGATCAAGCTGCGTGGCCAGCGAATATCCCTGAGCGAAATCACTGCGGCCTTCAAGCAATATCCGGGCATGCTCGACTGTGCCGTTGTGCTGGATGATCCGGGCGGCGTGGAACACTTGGTGCTGGTTTATCTGCGTAGGTCGGCAATTTCGCCAGCGGACCTGGCCGATTATGGCCGGACTCATTTGCCGCCGTTCATGGTCCCTCAGCGCTTTGTTGCGATCGAGCGGTTTCCCCTGCGCGTCTCAGGCAAGCTCGATACCCACGCCCTGCAACAGCACGTGCGCGGCACCAGCGACCGGGCGGGCGATTCGGGCTCGGACTTTCTGGCGAGCTTTGGCCTGCACAGCCGGAATCTGGCGGCCAGCTTTTTCGACAACGGTGGCAACTCGCTGGCGGCGATCAAGTTGATCGGCAGGGTTAACCAGCAGCTGGGTTGGGAGTGGCTGAGCCTTGCGCAGTTCTACCAGTTGGCCACGTTGGGTGAACTGCTGGCTGTGCTGGACAGTCAGCCGGGGTTGGGTGCATGGCGGCAGGCAAGTGTCGAGCGCTATTACGTGATTGCACTGGAGCAGGAGGCGATCAATGTCTGA
- a CDS encoding alcohol dehydrogenase catalytic domain-containing protein, with product MSRLRYTLTACGADGVQRLQASLGAPAPTEVQVAVDYTLVSPGTERHYIRQVAQSGEQLPLGYCAAGVVSGVGAQVDQFTPGDRVVAMGWNIATHSNWINVPQRLVCRVPDALSLDQAVLATLGATAVHAADRGQLEEGEQILVVGMGPVGKLLSLVAARRKVQVWAADLNPHAIETGLPLRTLDLQGDLQALSGRFSTIFLCIDADITALLPRLISLLNPQGKGRGRSRLVNVGRVSLSLELSPQLGNVDIVNASRCGTGYRDDDYHHGRKSLLSVPGESTVDHNIARCLDDLVHSQVWLDCLRREQQPVTQALLRYNSAAFFAPGIQLINHQEG from the coding sequence ATGAGCAGACTTCGATACACCCTCACCGCCTGCGGTGCTGACGGTGTGCAACGCTTGCAGGCGTCGCTGGGCGCGCCCGCACCGACTGAGGTGCAAGTGGCCGTAGACTACACGCTGGTCAGCCCGGGCACCGAGCGACACTACATTCGCCAGGTTGCCCAGAGCGGTGAGCAACTGCCGCTCGGTTACTGTGCTGCGGGCGTTGTCAGCGGGGTGGGTGCGCAGGTCGATCAGTTCACCCCCGGCGACCGGGTGGTGGCCATGGGCTGGAACATCGCCACCCACTCCAACTGGATCAACGTACCGCAGCGGCTGGTCTGCCGGGTGCCGGACGCACTCAGCCTGGACCAGGCAGTACTCGCCACCCTTGGCGCCACAGCGGTACATGCCGCTGACCGTGGCCAGTTGGAGGAGGGCGAGCAGATTCTGGTGGTTGGCATGGGACCGGTCGGCAAGTTGCTGAGCCTGGTGGCCGCGCGGCGCAAGGTTCAGGTCTGGGCGGCTGATCTCAACCCGCACGCCATCGAGACCGGCCTGCCGCTCCGTACCCTTGATCTGCAGGGTGACCTGCAGGCGCTGAGTGGGCGCTTTAGCACGATATTCCTGTGTATTGACGCCGACATCACAGCGCTGCTGCCGCGATTGATCAGCCTGCTCAACCCGCAGGGCAAGGGTCGCGGCCGTTCGCGGCTGGTCAATGTCGGGCGCGTCAGCCTGTCCCTTGAACTGTCCCCGCAGTTGGGCAATGTCGATATCGTCAATGCATCGCGCTGTGGCACAGGCTACCGCGATGACGACTACCACCATGGACGCAAGAGCCTGCTCAGTGTGCCGGGTGAATCAACGGTCGATCACAACATTGCACGCTGCCTGGACGATCTGGTGCACAGCCAAGTGTGGCTGGACTGCCTGCGACGCGAGCAGCAGCCTGTTACCCAAGCGTTGCTCCGCTACAACTCGGCGGCCTTCTTTGCCCCGGGCATTCAACTGATCAATCACCAGGAAGGTTGA
- a CDS encoding 3-phosphoshikimate 1-carboxyvinyltransferase, producing MIDYPDRQIDFKLDGEHQVWVNVDERLPSDKSISHRMILFAALAAHPVKLRSLNRGKAVTLLLDALQQLGLQVKQEETRDCVSISGDFAADTHETVVDLGPSSAAARMLIGMLVGLNVPCIVDGDETLRNRPFDWIVEPLNQMGADLRYLGTPGSLPVRINKAQFNGGHALIRIGSAQAISTLLFAGVAARKALSISYPVVSRDHTQRIVNSFGDSLLERHHHIEYQPRQCTVPEEICIPQDPSAIAYPAALFLLCNRGRAQQQLTFDNVCLNPTRQGFFTWLGLCGFKLTVVVDSVRHGEPIGRLILEGGGEPRAHDLRDKDLFHAMIDEVPLALAIACLLPGQATFTDLYELTFKESDRIEATRRTLNAFGLDYQVHGYDVRVDGAQVPHAPKAVPTFGDHRLSMTAHVLLLAHGLQGTVLEGHCYTTSFPGFAECLDTLTGRSGL from the coding sequence ATGATCGATTACCCGGACCGACAGATAGATTTCAAACTCGATGGCGAACATCAGGTCTGGGTGAATGTCGATGAGCGCCTGCCTTCGGACAAATCCATCAGCCACCGGATGATTCTGTTCGCGGCACTGGCGGCGCACCCGGTCAAGTTGCGCTCGCTCAACCGTGGCAAAGCCGTGACGCTATTGCTGGATGCCTTGCAACAACTGGGTTTGCAGGTGAAGCAGGAAGAGACCCGCGACTGCGTGAGTATCAGCGGCGACTTCGCTGCTGATACCCACGAGACAGTGGTTGACCTGGGCCCTTCGAGCGCCGCTGCACGGATGCTGATTGGCATGCTGGTAGGCTTGAATGTGCCGTGCATCGTCGATGGCGATGAAACCCTGCGCAATCGCCCCTTCGACTGGATCGTCGAGCCGTTGAATCAGATGGGCGCTGACCTGCGCTACCTGGGCACGCCCGGCTCGCTGCCGGTGCGCATCAACAAGGCGCAATTCAACGGTGGCCATGCCTTGATCCGCATCGGCAGTGCCCAGGCCATCAGCACCTTGCTGTTTGCCGGTGTAGCGGCCCGCAAGGCCCTGTCGATCAGCTACCCGGTGGTGTCTCGGGATCACACCCAGCGAATCGTCAACAGCTTTGGCGACAGCCTGCTCGAACGCCATCACCACATCGAATATCAGCCACGCCAGTGCACGGTGCCCGAGGAGATTTGCATTCCACAAGACCCCTCGGCGATTGCCTATCCGGCTGCGCTGTTCCTGCTGTGTAACCGGGGCCGCGCGCAGCAGCAGTTGACCTTCGACAACGTCTGCCTGAACCCCACACGGCAGGGCTTTTTCACCTGGCTTGGCCTGTGCGGCTTCAAGCTGACCGTGGTGGTGGACAGCGTGCGTCATGGCGAACCGATCGGTCGGCTGATCCTTGAAGGCGGCGGTGAACCCAGGGCTCACGACCTGCGTGACAAGGACCTGTTTCACGCGATGATCGACGAAGTGCCACTGGCCTTGGCGATCGCCTGCCTGTTGCCAGGCCAGGCGACCTTCACCGACCTTTACGAACTGACCTTCAAGGAGTCCGATCGCATCGAGGCGACCCGCCGTACGCTCAATGCCTTCGGGCTGGACTATCAGGTACACGGCTATGACGTTCGTGTAGACGGCGCACAAGTCCCCCATGCGCCCAAGGCCGTGCCAACCTTCGGTGACCATCGACTGTCGATGACTGCTCACGTATTGCTGCTGGCCCATGGGTTACAGGGCACCGTTCTTGAAGGGCATTGCTACACGACCTCATTCCCGGGCTTTGCCGAATGCCTGGACACCCTCACAGGACGCAGTGGCTTATGA
- a CDS encoding Coenzyme F420 hydrogenase/dehydrogenase, beta subunit C-terminal domain, with translation MTGMLLKLTVLDQNLCAGCGACALVCPEQLISFDPDTVTPVLDLAGDQCEPCGECLAVCPGLQPDTDRAEQELFGRTRTAQERWLGINRVAIGARSTDAHIVRRSASGGTATTLLLTARAHLGVDLTLTMGRHAQQGWRSAAQVDGAEQAIINNAQSTYQLAPYLNALRECFEQTPQARIALVGLACHVQAIRKLQRRDTAIGRWAKSQIVCVIETACSSNTLPAGTRSIISDVLAQDPQQVTDIKYREGEYPGRLQVTLIDNQTLGIDFWEILGKLKDNKTFRCLSCGDWMSGLADVSVCDGDPNIFEASLNGSQEKKHGRALVRTDMGQLLVDRAIAHGRLETWAIDLSGFNLGLERKKNRRRFYETQDLVLPAGPGIGDLFDEMALVDDAELINPANYRSAQ, from the coding sequence ATGACAGGGATGTTGTTGAAACTCACCGTTCTTGACCAGAACCTTTGCGCAGGCTGCGGTGCTTGCGCCCTGGTCTGTCCGGAGCAGTTGATCAGCTTCGACCCCGACACGGTCACGCCGGTGCTGGACCTTGCGGGTGATCAGTGCGAGCCCTGCGGTGAATGTCTGGCAGTCTGCCCAGGGCTGCAGCCAGACACGGACCGCGCCGAACAGGAACTGTTTGGCCGCACGCGCACCGCCCAGGAGCGCTGGCTGGGGATCAATCGGGTGGCAATCGGCGCACGCTCGACCGACGCGCACATCGTTCGGCGTTCGGCCAGCGGCGGTACCGCAACCACCTTGCTGCTGACTGCGCGGGCGCATTTGGGCGTGGACCTGACGTTGACCATGGGCCGCCATGCACAGCAAGGCTGGCGCAGTGCTGCGCAAGTGGATGGTGCTGAGCAAGCGATTATCAACAACGCCCAGTCCACCTATCAACTGGCGCCGTACCTCAATGCCTTGCGCGAGTGCTTCGAGCAAACGCCTCAGGCGCGTATCGCCTTGGTTGGCCTGGCGTGCCATGTGCAGGCTATCCGCAAGCTGCAGCGTCGGGACACGGCCATTGGCCGCTGGGCGAAAAGCCAGATTGTCTGTGTGATTGAAACCGCCTGTTCGTCCAACACCTTGCCGGCCGGTACCCGCAGCATCATCAGTGATGTGCTGGCCCAGGACCCACAGCAGGTCACGGATATCAAGTACCGCGAAGGCGAGTACCCCGGACGCTTGCAGGTAACGCTGATCGACAACCAGACCTTGGGCATCGATTTCTGGGAAATCCTCGGCAAGCTCAAGGACAACAAGACTTTTCGCTGCCTGAGCTGCGGCGACTGGATGAGCGGCCTGGCGGACGTCAGCGTCTGTGATGGTGACCCGAATATCTTCGAAGCCAGCCTCAACGGCTCGCAAGAAAAGAAGCATGGCCGTGCGCTGGTGCGTACCGACATGGGCCAGTTACTGGTTGACAGAGCGATTGCCCATGGTCGCCTGGAAACCTGGGCGATTGACCTGAGCGGTTTCAACCTTGGCCTTGAGCGCAAGAAAAACCGTCGGCGTTTCTACGAGACGCAAGATCTGGTGCTGCCCGCCGGCCCAGGCATCGGTGACCTTTTCGACGAGATGGCGTTAGTGGATGACGCCGAACTGATCAACCCCGCCAACTACAGGAGTGCACAATGA
- a CDS encoding GNAT family N-acetyltransferase → MNDLQIRLATADDANGIFNAHRNSVERLCTQDYSPEQISMWLDGRSPQTYREAIDKGLLWLAETDSIQGFVEVEGNEISKLFICGDGARRGIGSRLLEVAIEHLRNGGAQMAYLEATLTAELFYARHGFQKIGEGTFSRGSSPVSLEIVKMQRSL, encoded by the coding sequence ATGAACGACCTGCAGATTCGCTTGGCCACTGCGGACGACGCCAATGGCATTTTCAACGCCCATCGCAACTCGGTGGAGCGCCTTTGCACCCAGGATTACAGCCCCGAGCAGATCAGCATGTGGCTCGACGGGCGCTCACCGCAGACCTACCGTGAAGCAATTGACAAGGGCTTGCTGTGGCTGGCCGAGACCGATTCGATTCAGGGTTTCGTCGAGGTCGAGGGCAACGAGATCAGCAAGCTGTTCATTTGCGGTGACGGCGCCCGCCGCGGTATCGGCAGCCGATTGCTTGAGGTGGCTATCGAACACCTGCGCAATGGCGGTGCGCAAATGGCCTACCTGGAAGCCACCCTCACGGCCGAGCTCTTTTACGCCCGGCATGGTTTTCAGAAAATCGGCGAAGGCACCTTCAGCCGAGGGAGCAGCCCGGTCTCGCTGGAGATCGTAAAAATGCAGCGCAGCCTTTGA
- a CDS encoding DMT family transporter → MNADHNNKKPRSLIAPLMFVGCLMIWSTNWIAISLQVERSDIGSSLMLRFFIAYLVLWLWQRLFGTVQAKVTRSAYLQMATVGAVYFYAGIGLAYLATAYMGSAQMACLSALVIFYIIGLKRLLFNAPVAIHSLVGGLVSLLGLGLFMLGDDARPLSLPGTVLALTSFLGVALGSVLSEHIQRSHGLGTLHINKVAAGWACALYALSLLLTGKGLQLPSTLADASILLYLGVICSALVFVLFIDLIKRVGAENAGYVGVLYPIGASYLSVWLGETPLGLHMMIGSALVMLGSLINFKCRYNPGLKKLEFS, encoded by the coding sequence ATGAACGCTGATCACAACAACAAGAAACCCCGTTCACTGATCGCACCGCTGATGTTCGTCGGTTGCCTGATGATCTGGTCGACCAACTGGATCGCCATCTCGCTACAGGTAGAGCGCTCCGACATCGGCTCTTCGCTGATGCTGCGGTTTTTTATTGCCTACCTGGTGTTGTGGCTGTGGCAGCGGTTGTTTGGCACCGTGCAGGCCAAGGTGACGCGTAGCGCTTACCTGCAGATGGCCACCGTGGGGGCGGTGTATTTTTATGCAGGTATCGGCCTGGCCTACCTGGCCACCGCTTATATGGGCAGTGCACAGATGGCGTGCCTGAGTGCGTTGGTGATTTTCTACATCATCGGCCTCAAGCGCCTGCTGTTCAACGCGCCGGTTGCCATACACAGCCTGGTTGGCGGCCTGGTGAGCCTGCTTGGCCTGGGGCTGTTCATGCTCGGCGACGATGCTCGGCCCTTGTCCCTGCCCGGCACCGTGCTGGCCCTGACGTCGTTTCTTGGCGTGGCCCTTGGCTCGGTGCTCTCGGAGCACATTCAGCGCAGCCATGGCCTGGGCACCTTGCACATCAACAAGGTGGCTGCCGGCTGGGCCTGTGCCCTCTACGCACTCAGCCTGCTGCTGACCGGCAAGGGCCTGCAACTGCCTTCGACCCTGGCCGATGCCAGCATCCTGTTGTATCTGGGGGTGATCTGTTCAGCACTGGTGTTCGTGCTGTTCATTGACCTGATCAAGCGGGTAGGGGCAGAGAACGCCGGCTATGTCGGCGTGCTGTATCCGATCGGCGCAAGTTACCTGTCGGTGTGGCTGGGCGAAACGCCCTTGGGCCTGCACATGATGATCGGCAGTGCGCTGGTAATGCTTGGCAGCCTGATCAACTTCAAATGTCGATACAACCCTGGACTGAAGAAACTGGAGTTTTCCTGA
- a CDS encoding AMP-binding protein, translating into MLQAYVRAAGSDVVGVIDSSGSHSFASIERLRAALSAEITRTGRGAVVLYASHGHLMYAALVAGLASAKRLVFIDPASDLASLQATLKSLGVSVILNGSVQSGQNLATDLAVIDLGLFEPAPVPTGESLQLCCEDYVIFTSGSTGEAKAIVQRIDALNQHIDNYVAYVGISARNRLLQLASAGWDAGLMDIFASLKTGATLCSLNPREMDFAAIDAMIVAHDLDVLHMTVPYLRAFYSPASTAYTAAKQLVIGGEIIHRSDIERFNQCFAVGSQLFNAYGPTECTTALHARINQGEQLRSVTWALDSPVDGVEVAVTFEPQQPYGEGVGELLLYSPWVARRLDSTSGQIVALTQPSPLDPQRQCYLTGDLACREPDGAIRLLGRKDSIVKINGQKVSLVHVESQLKRLSQVQEVCVIATQVQGNTALVAFVIASAPEIDESVVRQAAKAQLPAQQVPARFLLLKRFALNRNNKIDRQALAEIAAGMAEQPLDAGQAEPLWQAIVQVLGGHQPDPTLSFIDNGGDSLRALQVVAALKRKGLLLDLEALLSDGALEQLQVQPAVNKARGKRQAASEASLPNRRFLQSRGISDLDHWSQAIVLNISGDLPAQAVSQALRAVLGHHAIEQGVHDLGQLGASTDLAQAVSQTCAAISLSNQQRVCFSQLQQVDSHQLIIACHQFEVDRYSWMLLVAELDECLSQGLHCITQWHRALRFDEWLQSYQALHAEVRNTDFWQALPWQQCATSSHRGVAFPRREAFVRAELSLGAISRLPASAQGMAEISNLLLAAILGAMSEHDDKPVQKVHLLDHGRALDKQGADLNSVFGWLTLIYPMVQQVGGVELYALAERIKAYQQATQGFAHSFGNQYFGTPRAERLTGDLDCDYSYNFLGALQSHIGSRVNVHPLSVQLLHGSPSHHLEFTGYLVDGQLLLKVDYDPDRYARQDLDTVLDRIRATLE; encoded by the coding sequence ATGTTGCAGGCCTATGTTCGCGCTGCGGGTTCTGATGTGGTTGGCGTAATTGATTCCAGTGGTAGCCACTCGTTTGCATCAATCGAGCGGTTGCGGGCGGCACTCAGCGCCGAAATCACCCGGACTGGACGGGGTGCGGTGGTGCTCTATGCCAGCCACGGGCACCTCATGTATGCCGCGCTGGTTGCCGGTTTGGCCAGTGCTAAACGATTGGTGTTCATCGATCCTGCCAGTGATTTGGCAAGCCTGCAGGCCACGCTCAAGTCGCTGGGTGTCAGCGTGATCCTCAACGGTTCGGTACAGTCGGGCCAAAACTTGGCCACCGATCTTGCGGTGATCGACCTGGGACTGTTCGAGCCTGCTCCGGTGCCAACTGGTGAGTCGCTGCAACTGTGTTGTGAAGACTATGTCATCTTCACCAGCGGCTCGACCGGCGAGGCCAAGGCCATCGTCCAGCGTATCGACGCGCTGAACCAGCATATCGACAACTATGTGGCATACGTCGGCATCTCAGCCCGCAATCGCTTGCTGCAATTGGCATCGGCGGGTTGGGACGCAGGCCTGATGGATATCTTTGCCAGCCTCAAGACCGGCGCAACGCTGTGCAGCCTCAACCCGCGGGAGATGGATTTCGCAGCCATCGACGCAATGATTGTTGCCCATGATCTTGATGTGCTGCACATGACCGTGCCGTACCTGCGCGCGTTCTACAGTCCGGCCTCAACTGCGTATACCGCTGCCAAGCAATTGGTGATTGGCGGCGAGATCATTCATCGCTCGGACATCGAACGTTTCAACCAGTGTTTTGCAGTGGGTTCACAACTGTTCAACGCTTATGGGCCTACTGAGTGCACCACCGCTTTGCACGCCCGTATCAATCAGGGCGAACAGCTACGTTCGGTAACCTGGGCCTTGGACAGTCCGGTTGACGGTGTCGAGGTGGCAGTAACCTTCGAGCCGCAGCAGCCTTACGGCGAAGGCGTCGGTGAATTGTTGCTTTACTCGCCGTGGGTAGCTCGGCGCCTGGACAGTACCAGCGGCCAGATCGTTGCGCTTACCCAGCCCAGCCCGCTTGATCCGCAGCGCCAGTGCTACCTGACCGGCGACCTGGCCTGCCGCGAGCCGGACGGCGCGATTCGCCTGCTTGGGCGCAAAGACTCTATCGTCAAGATCAACGGCCAGAAAGTCAGTTTGGTGCACGTAGAGTCCCAGCTCAAGCGCCTGAGCCAGGTGCAGGAAGTCTGCGTGATCGCCACTCAGGTTCAGGGCAACACAGCGTTGGTCGCCTTTGTCATCGCCAGCGCCCCAGAGATTGACGAAAGCGTTGTGCGTCAGGCGGCCAAGGCGCAACTCCCGGCCCAGCAGGTTCCGGCGCGGTTCCTGTTGCTGAAGCGCTTTGCGCTGAACAGGAACAACAAGATCGACCGTCAGGCATTGGCCGAGATTGCCGCCGGCATGGCCGAGCAACCTCTCGACGCGGGTCAGGCTGAGCCGTTATGGCAGGCAATTGTTCAGGTGCTCGGTGGGCATCAGCCTGATCCGACGCTGAGTTTTATCGACAACGGTGGTGATTCGCTACGGGCGTTACAGGTGGTTGCTGCACTAAAGCGCAAGGGCCTATTGCTGGATCTGGAGGCCTTGCTTTCAGACGGTGCTCTTGAGCAATTGCAGGTGCAGCCGGCAGTGAACAAAGCCCGTGGCAAGCGACAGGCTGCAAGTGAGGCCAGCTTGCCCAACCGGCGTTTCCTGCAAAGCCGGGGCATCAGCGATTTGGACCACTGGAGTCAGGCAATTGTCCTGAACATCAGCGGCGATTTGCCTGCTCAAGCCGTAAGCCAGGCGCTGCGCGCGGTGCTTGGCCATCATGCGATCGAGCAGGGCGTACACGACTTGGGTCAGTTGGGCGCATCGACCGACCTTGCGCAGGCCGTTAGCCAAACGTGCGCTGCCATTTCCTTGAGCAATCAACAGCGCGTCTGTTTCAGCCAGCTACAACAGGTCGACAGCCACCAGTTGATCATCGCTTGTCATCAGTTCGAGGTAGACCGTTATTCGTGGATGCTGCTGGTTGCCGAGCTCGACGAATGCCTGAGCCAGGGCCTGCACTGCATCACCCAATGGCATCGGGCCTTGCGCTTTGACGAGTGGCTGCAAAGCTACCAAGCGTTGCACGCCGAGGTGCGCAACACCGACTTCTGGCAAGCCTTGCCCTGGCAGCAGTGTGCTACGTCGAGTCATCGCGGTGTAGCGTTCCCACGTCGCGAAGCGTTTGTCCGTGCCGAGCTGTCGCTGGGGGCGATTTCGCGCCTGCCAGCCTCGGCACAGGGAATGGCCGAGATCAGTAACCTGCTGCTGGCTGCAATTCTCGGGGCGATGAGCGAGCACGATGACAAGCCTGTACAGAAAGTCCACCTGCTCGATCATGGCCGCGCCTTGGACAAGCAAGGTGCCGATCTCAACAGCGTGTTTGGCTGGTTGACCCTGATCTACCCGATGGTGCAGCAGGTTGGCGGGGTAGAGCTGTATGCACTGGCCGAGCGGATCAAGGCCTATCAGCAGGCAACACAAGGCTTTGCCCACAGTTTCGGCAACCAGTACTTCGGCACTCCCCGGGCCGAGCGTCTGACGGGCGATCTTGACTGCGACTACAGCTACAACTTTCTTGGCGCACTGCAGAGCCACATCGGTAGCCGGGTCAATGTCCACCCGCTGAGTGTGCAGTTGCTGCACGGCAGCCCCAGTCACCATCTGGAGTTCACCGGCTACCTGGTCGATGGCCAGTTGCTGCTCAAAGTCGACTATGACCCCGACCGATACGCCCGCCAGGACCTGGACACTGTGCTCGACAGGATCAGAGCAACCTTGGAGTAG
- a CDS encoding aspartate aminotransferase family protein, with protein MFTEALSISVKRNTPSSPSIVRGKGCFLYDADGRAFLDMSGGSGAANLGYQRDDLIEVTQRQAELLVHTGWNIDNPHRHEMVAKLARLVPYLQASVFGAVTGAEAIEVALKIARAATGRQGVVYFDNAFHGKTQGALSVTSNPNFRKHLALGGLQVSALALDYAAEHDPARAAQWHEQLFAYLTQAKQTGSLPAAMIIEPIQAAEGMYPVPRPLLESIVELARTFGVVSIFDEIYTGFGRTGKPFVSDPTLLPDLLVLGKALGNGLPISAVVGRTELVDCLGYAEHSSTFTLMPLVCAVASKVLDIFDQEQPWQLAASNGAHLRQALEQLGRDDERVTHVRGRGLMLAFDFAGDVLALRNGLLDHGVIVRTGGCNSNTVKLTPPIVMSGSEIQAFMQTLQGVCQAL; from the coding sequence ATGTTTACAGAAGCGCTTTCGATTTCAGTCAAACGCAACACGCCCAGCAGCCCTTCGATCGTTCGAGGCAAGGGCTGCTTTCTTTACGACGCAGACGGTCGTGCCTTTCTCGATATGTCCGGTGGTAGCGGGGCGGCCAACCTTGGTTATCAACGCGATGACCTGATCGAGGTCACCCAGCGCCAGGCCGAACTGTTGGTGCACACCGGCTGGAACATCGACAACCCGCATCGCCACGAGATGGTGGCGAAACTCGCACGGTTGGTGCCTTACCTTCAAGCCTCTGTATTTGGCGCCGTGACCGGTGCCGAAGCCATCGAAGTCGCCCTGAAAATCGCCCGTGCCGCCACCGGCCGGCAAGGCGTTGTGTACTTCGACAACGCCTTCCATGGCAAGACCCAAGGGGCCCTGTCGGTTACCTCCAACCCCAACTTTCGCAAACACCTGGCACTTGGCGGCCTGCAGGTCAGCGCGCTGGCCCTGGACTACGCGGCCGAACACGACCCGGCCAGGGCCGCGCAATGGCATGAGCAGTTGTTTGCCTACCTGACCCAAGCCAAACAGACGGGCAGTTTGCCAGCTGCGATGATCATCGAGCCGATTCAGGCGGCTGAAGGCATGTATCCGGTGCCAAGGCCATTGCTGGAGTCGATCGTCGAGCTGGCCAGAACCTTCGGTGTTGTCAGCATATTCGACGAGATCTACACCGGTTTTGGGCGAACCGGTAAGCCGTTTGTCAGTGATCCGACGCTACTGCCCGACCTGTTGGTGCTGGGTAAGGCGCTGGGCAATGGTTTGCCGATTTCGGCGGTGGTCGGACGCACCGAGCTGGTCGATTGCCTGGGCTACGCCGAGCATTCTTCGACGTTTACCTTGATGCCTTTGGTCTGTGCGGTAGCCTCGAAAGTGCTGGATATCTTCGATCAGGAACAACCGTGGCAACTGGCGGCCAGTAATGGCGCGCACTTGCGCCAGGCACTTGAACAATTGGGTCGGGACGATGAGCGAGTGACCCATGTGCGGGGCCGCGGGCTGATGCTCGCCTTCGATTTTGCCGGCGATGTGCTGGCGCTGCGCAATGGCCTGCTCGATCACGGCGTCATCGTCCGCACCGGAGGGTGCAATTCGAACACGGTCAAGCTGACCCCACCGATTGTCATGTCTGGAAGCGAAATCCAGGCATTCATGCAGACGCTGCAAGGCGTTTGCCAAGCCCTCTGA